From Alienimonas californiensis, a single genomic window includes:
- a CDS encoding transglutaminase-like domain-containing protein, translated as MSAQGSAPPPPGPRRVTLAAMILLQAALFAALSRTLLLPAGVAIAAVLGALPRERAAISRARFLLIVGGIGAACLALWRVLPHYRPEADMDPAVGALGHALGQWALAGQALCLFLDWGRERSRDGESGLPTMPAGLPAAGVVVLLSAGDIRASDAERGAFLAAAVLFALLCGAYFSVGNPAGGFGLFRRGPVGRADLGRPGRWPRRAALLAVVVAVAGLTWGASLTLRRYERTMDRVVRQFLQPEPLTVATGYGGEARLGDVRERQQFASRTVALRCYAPTQPGYLRGRAYYTLAAKPEGTRWVGGEEESRQRSAGGVAAPLARRGRPLSESAERFLFDFTRPPPAGGEPPLGEGASFLADGFVTDGTAPSAAPGRGGVEVWPAQDFRGAAFVPPNTVRFLGPEAILDADEYGLTLTTSAAQPHYAATTEPGPNQEVREAPPVWKRVAVALDPTDDRLTAVPPLLAEDPDVQAVAERAFAGSRSTAGDIAAVENYFRRNYEYRLGAAIGSTGNPVREFLVRRPAAHCEYFATAAVVLLRMRGVPARYATGFVVAESNPVGGYWLARNEDAHAWCEAWDPNRGWVVVEATPPAGVPGSGGGANLFGQLWDAAAAALVRWRQLWTERGWNWLLGALGGWLATGPGLLLALTIAGLAVWRVRRALLVRRTEDPARRRVRTLLRRADRRLARRGLTRAPAESLHAFADRVAERLNEPAWGPWYGGLADLLYRPGLTAATAERAGRVPQPPLPPRSSPLRRRRQAARSPESQPV; from the coding sequence ATGAGTGCGCAAGGTTCCGCACCCCCGCCGCCGGGGCCGCGGCGGGTGACGCTGGCGGCGATGATCCTGTTGCAGGCGGCGCTGTTCGCGGCGCTCAGCCGCACCCTGTTGCTGCCGGCGGGGGTGGCGATCGCCGCCGTGCTGGGGGCGTTGCCGCGGGAGCGGGCGGCGATCTCCCGGGCCCGGTTCCTGCTGATCGTCGGCGGGATCGGCGCCGCCTGCCTCGCCCTCTGGCGGGTCCTGCCGCACTACCGGCCGGAGGCGGACATGGACCCCGCCGTCGGGGCGCTGGGGCACGCGTTGGGCCAGTGGGCGCTGGCCGGGCAGGCACTCTGCCTGTTCCTCGACTGGGGTCGGGAACGCTCCCGCGACGGCGAATCGGGCCTGCCCACGATGCCCGCCGGCCTGCCCGCGGCGGGGGTGGTTGTGCTGCTGAGCGCGGGCGACATCCGGGCCTCCGACGCCGAGCGCGGGGCCTTCTTGGCGGCCGCGGTGCTGTTCGCCCTGCTGTGCGGCGCGTACTTCAGCGTCGGCAACCCCGCGGGCGGGTTCGGGCTGTTCCGGCGCGGCCCCGTCGGCCGGGCTGATCTGGGTCGGCCCGGCCGGTGGCCGCGGCGGGCGGCGCTGCTGGCGGTGGTCGTCGCCGTCGCCGGGCTCACCTGGGGGGCGAGCCTCACGCTGCGGCGGTACGAGCGGACGATGGACCGGGTCGTGCGTCAGTTCCTCCAGCCGGAACCGCTGACGGTCGCGACCGGCTACGGCGGGGAGGCCCGGTTGGGCGACGTGCGGGAGCGCCAGCAGTTCGCCTCCCGCACCGTCGCCCTGCGGTGCTACGCCCCGACGCAGCCCGGCTATCTACGCGGCCGGGCCTACTACACCCTGGCGGCCAAACCGGAGGGCACCCGCTGGGTCGGCGGGGAGGAGGAGTCGCGGCAGCGGTCCGCCGGGGGCGTCGCCGCCCCGCTGGCCCGCCGCGGACGACCGCTGAGCGAGTCGGCGGAGCGGTTCCTGTTCGACTTCACCCGCCCCCCGCCGGCCGGCGGGGAGCCGCCGCTGGGGGAGGGGGCTTCGTTCCTCGCCGACGGGTTTGTCACCGACGGGACCGCCCCCTCCGCGGCGCCCGGCCGGGGCGGGGTGGAGGTCTGGCCGGCACAGGACTTCCGCGGGGCGGCGTTCGTCCCGCCGAACACCGTGCGGTTCCTCGGACCGGAGGCGATCCTCGACGCCGACGAATACGGCCTGACCCTCACCACCTCCGCCGCCCAGCCGCACTACGCCGCCACCACCGAACCCGGCCCCAATCAGGAGGTCCGCGAGGCCCCTCCGGTCTGGAAACGGGTCGCCGTGGCCCTGGACCCGACGGACGACCGGCTCACCGCGGTCCCCCCGCTGCTGGCGGAGGACCCGGACGTCCAGGCCGTCGCCGAGCGGGCCTTCGCCGGGAGCCGGTCGACGGCGGGGGACATCGCGGCGGTGGAGAACTATTTTCGTCGGAACTACGAGTACCGCCTCGGCGCCGCGATCGGCAGCACGGGGAACCCGGTGCGGGAGTTCCTCGTCCGTCGGCCGGCGGCTCATTGCGAGTACTTCGCTACCGCCGCGGTCGTGCTGTTGCGGATGCGAGGGGTGCCGGCCCGATATGCGACGGGATTCGTCGTGGCGGAGTCGAACCCCGTCGGCGGCTACTGGCTGGCCCGCAACGAGGACGCCCACGCCTGGTGCGAGGCCTGGGACCCGAACCGCGGCTGGGTGGTGGTCGAGGCGACGCCCCCCGCCGGCGTGCCCGGCTCGGGCGGGGGGGCGAACCTGTTCGGCCAGTTGTGGGACGCCGCCGCCGCGGCGTTGGTGCGGTGGCGGCAGCTTTGGACGGAACGCGGCTGGAACTGGCTGCTGGGCGCCCTCGGCGGCTGGCTGGCGACGGGACCGGGATTGCTGTTGGCGCTGACGATCGCCGGTCTGGCCGTCTGGCGGGTGCGGCGGGCGCTGCTGGTTCGACGCACCGAAGACCCCGCACGACGTCGGGTGCGCACGCTGCTCCGCCGGGCCGACCGCCGCCTGGCCCGTCGCGGCCTGACGCGCGCCCCGGCCGAGTCCCTGCACGCCTTCGCGGACCGCGTCGCGGAGAGGCTGAACGAACCCGCCTGGGGTCCGTGGTACGGCGGGCTGGCGGACCTGCTCTACCGCCCGGGCCTCACCGCGGCGACCGCGGAGCGGGCGGGGCGTGTCCCTCAGCCGCCGCTGCCGCCTCGATCGTCCCCGCTTCGCCGTCGCCGGCAGGCGGCGCGCTCCCCGGAGTCGCAGCCGGTTTGA
- a CDS encoding AAA family ATPase, whose translation MTDATAALPHRSNGRAPDFTAPARRPQIERLRANLAGVILGKPEAIDLLLTALLAGGSVLMEDVPGVGKTTLAKALAKSLSLDFHRVQFTPDLLPADILGGNVFNPADGSLTFRPGPIFCNVLLADEINRASPRTQSALLEAMAEGQATVEGKGRPLPAPFFVLATQNPADFHGTFPLPEAQLDRFLVRLTLDYPAADAEIDMLFDQARVHPLETVEPVLNGEDLLRMQAAVRAVAVERPVAAYVVEVCRRTRQEKRLDLGASPRGSLMLFRAAQAAAYLAGRDFVRPDDVQRVATAVLAHRCMLSGEAKFSGTKKADVLREAIAAVPVPA comes from the coding sequence GTGACTGACGCGACCGCCGCCCTTCCGCATCGGTCGAACGGCCGGGCCCCCGATTTCACCGCCCCCGCCCGCCGGCCGCAAATTGAGCGGCTGCGGGCGAACCTGGCCGGGGTGATCCTCGGCAAGCCGGAGGCGATCGACCTGCTGCTCACCGCCCTCCTGGCCGGCGGCAGCGTGCTGATGGAGGACGTGCCGGGCGTCGGCAAGACGACCCTCGCCAAGGCCCTCGCCAAGAGCCTCTCGCTGGACTTCCACCGGGTGCAGTTCACCCCGGACCTGCTGCCGGCGGATATCCTCGGCGGGAACGTGTTCAACCCGGCGGACGGCTCGCTGACGTTCCGGCCCGGGCCGATCTTCTGCAACGTGCTGCTGGCCGACGAAATCAACCGGGCCAGCCCCCGCACCCAGTCGGCGTTGCTGGAAGCGATGGCCGAGGGGCAGGCGACGGTGGAAGGAAAAGGCCGCCCGCTGCCGGCGCCCTTCTTCGTGCTGGCGACCCAGAACCCGGCGGACTTCCACGGCACCTTCCCGCTGCCCGAAGCCCAGTTGGACCGGTTCCTCGTCCGGCTCACGCTGGACTACCCGGCCGCCGACGCGGAGATCGACATGCTGTTCGACCAGGCCCGCGTGCACCCGCTGGAGACGGTCGAACCGGTGCTCAACGGCGAGGACCTGCTCCGCATGCAGGCCGCCGTGCGGGCCGTCGCGGTGGAGCGACCGGTGGCGGCCTACGTGGTGGAGGTCTGCCGGCGGACGCGCCAGGAGAAGCGGCTGGACCTGGGCGCCAGCCCCCGCGGTTCGCTGATGCTGTTCCGGGCCGCCCAGGCCGCCGCCTATCTCGCCGGCCGCGACTTCGTCCGCCCGGACGACGTGCAGCGGGTCGCCACCGCCGTGCTGGCCCACCGCTGCATGCTCAGCGGCGAAGCGAAGTTCAGCGGCACCAAGAAAGCGGACGTGCTGCGGGAAGCCATCGCCGCCGTCCCGGTGCCGGCGTGA
- the plsY gene encoding glycerol-3-phosphate 1-O-acyltransferase PlsY — protein MEYALAAGLSYLSGSVPWALLIVRWVAGVDLRTVGSGNPGATNAARVVGKRWGAFILLLDALKGAVPALILPRLLTGEALTDGGEAWRRLAVVCGAAAVLGHVFPVWLKFRGGKGVATGLGVAAALHWPGLLVGAASFLLVVKTTRLVALASTVAAWAFAITCGVDCLLVRPDHFAPARWHLAGFALLTAVLITARHAGNFARMLRGEENRWGGQDLKPADSLKPAATPGSAPPAGDGEAGTIEAAAAAEGHAPPAPRSPR, from the coding sequence ATGGAGTACGCCCTCGCCGCCGGTCTGTCGTATCTCTCCGGCAGCGTGCCCTGGGCGCTGCTGATCGTGCGGTGGGTCGCCGGGGTGGACCTGCGGACGGTCGGCAGCGGGAACCCCGGGGCGACGAACGCCGCCCGGGTCGTCGGCAAGCGGTGGGGGGCCTTCATCCTCCTGCTGGACGCCCTGAAGGGGGCCGTACCGGCGCTGATTCTCCCCCGACTACTGACCGGCGAGGCGTTGACGGACGGCGGCGAGGCGTGGCGGCGGTTGGCGGTGGTCTGCGGGGCGGCGGCGGTGCTGGGGCACGTCTTCCCGGTCTGGCTGAAGTTCCGGGGCGGCAAGGGCGTGGCGACCGGGCTGGGCGTCGCCGCGGCGCTGCACTGGCCGGGGCTGCTGGTCGGGGCGGCGTCGTTTCTGCTGGTCGTGAAGACGACCCGACTGGTGGCGCTGGCCTCGACCGTGGCGGCGTGGGCCTTCGCGATCACGTGCGGCGTCGATTGCCTGCTGGTGCGGCCGGACCATTTCGCCCCGGCCCGCTGGCATCTCGCCGGGTTCGCCCTGCTGACGGCCGTCCTCATCACCGCCCGACACGCCGGCAACTTCGCCCGGATGCTGCGGGGCGAGGAGAACCGCTGGGGCGGTCAGGACCTCAAGCCGGCCGACTCTCTCAAACCGGCTGCGACTCCGGGGAGCGCGCCGCCTGCCGGCGACGGCGAAGCGGGGACGATCGAGGCGGCAGCGGCGGCTGAGGGACACGCCCCGCCCGCTCCGCGGTCGCCGCGGTGA
- a CDS encoding DUF58 domain-containing protein, which yields MLALLRLPKVVYDYFQRQWRNELTVCGKALVWCIALSGIGTVSVQMPLYQAFCALVMLLAVASGACSLLRPKVTMDVLLPERATAGSPVVGRATLTNRRRVPAFDVCVGFYDLPNEFAPTAETVAVPYLPGKGTAEASFTLRPRWRGRYELPPLRAWSTFPFHIGRGGGRTGQAIGSLLVRPRFHPLDRLPLPAGGGRGGNGGESGQREGHSAEYLGNRDLVPGELGVRLDARAWARTGRPVVRQYREERPAGVAVVFDPRCSPDAPPERFEAAVSRAAAVCEAVGRNGGDLVLFAAGAEVCRFRGGTGRAALETALDALAVVEPADPRSDPFAGPALWAGLDEVAAVALIASDDAAPGALAARLGAGGRTVISTPGGPA from the coding sequence ATGCTCGCTCTTCTCCGCCTGCCGAAGGTCGTTTACGACTACTTTCAGCGGCAGTGGCGGAACGAACTGACGGTCTGCGGCAAGGCCCTCGTTTGGTGCATCGCCCTGTCGGGCATCGGCACCGTCAGCGTGCAGATGCCGCTCTATCAGGCGTTCTGCGCCCTCGTCATGCTGCTGGCGGTCGCCAGCGGGGCCTGTTCGCTGTTGCGGCCGAAGGTGACGATGGACGTGCTCCTGCCGGAGCGGGCCACCGCCGGCTCGCCGGTCGTCGGCCGGGCGACGCTGACGAACCGCCGCCGCGTTCCGGCCTTCGACGTCTGCGTCGGGTTCTACGATCTGCCGAACGAGTTCGCCCCCACCGCGGAGACCGTCGCCGTGCCCTATCTGCCGGGCAAGGGCACGGCCGAGGCTTCTTTCACCCTGCGGCCGCGGTGGCGGGGGCGGTACGAACTTCCGCCGCTGCGGGCCTGGAGCACCTTTCCCTTTCACATAGGCCGCGGCGGCGGACGGACGGGGCAGGCGATCGGGTCGCTGCTGGTCCGGCCGCGGTTCCATCCGCTCGATCGGCTCCCCCTGCCGGCCGGCGGCGGGCGGGGCGGGAACGGGGGCGAGTCCGGACAGCGGGAGGGCCACAGCGCCGAGTACCTCGGCAATCGCGACCTGGTGCCCGGGGAACTGGGCGTGCGGCTGGACGCCCGCGCCTGGGCCCGCACCGGCCGGCCGGTCGTGCGGCAGTATCGGGAGGAACGCCCCGCCGGCGTGGCGGTCGTGTTCGATCCGAGATGTTCCCCGGACGCCCCGCCGGAGCGGTTTGAAGCGGCCGTCAGCCGGGCCGCGGCGGTCTGCGAGGCGGTGGGGCGGAACGGCGGGGACCTCGTGCTGTTCGCCGCCGGGGCGGAGGTGTGTCGCTTTCGCGGAGGCACCGGCCGGGCGGCGCTGGAGACGGCGTTGGACGCCCTCGCCGTCGTCGAACCCGCCGACCCGCGGAGCGATCCCTTCGCCGGGCCGGCGCTGTGGGCCGGGTTGGACGAGGTCGCCGCGGTGGCCCTGATCGCCTCGGACGACGCCGCCCCCGGAGCGCTCGCCGCCCGCTTGGGGGCCGGCGGGCGGACGGTGATCTCCACGCCCGGGGGGCCCGCATGA
- a CDS encoding vWA domain-containing protein, whose amino-acid sequence MAFPPLTPTSGGLFDGWSWSADPLTAAGVLLAAVCCAAFGLWWNPPPGGRGRRLAVVLLRLAAVAVVALLALGPERRREGDPEPVPLPVLLDVSESMTVGDAGPDAEGRLDAALAVLRRWEEGRPLSVRPFAASLAPPAPLEGVAAVALDRAATDPAAAVRAALGEPAVRRAGALVVVTDGRSTVGPAGRLSAAADAARDAGVRLLIVGAGEPDPLGTPRLAALTATRPLGPGEPVEIAARWTFADGTPAPPPRFTATLTDRTDGSAAAAGPATVGPNGGATFAATVVPPAAGPRTYGLTLSVRGEPIPDAGGSLTIDVPGGTTRVLLLADRPRHEVRFLQSLLEREPTVDLTAAVGDAPRPPDGEAFDVRIVVGAADEGGGLPFASATSGGRIVVTTAPAGPPAERAFMEPTAVVPTAAGWRLGLFAAAPPPIFGAPPDAPPDPAAATLATAGGAPLITLRRTGRGAQLTILSPQTWRWRGEATEGSNAAEDVHRRFWLAAVRLAAAAPEETPALRVEPTTVEAGGVARVFAEGSGATAVRIEGPGVTRSLPLTADGSVTIENLPPGRFRLSPVGAAAVGAAAGGAAELTVTAPPAEGARPSPDRADLQRAAERSGGRFLPLADAAGAPRFLPSPPRLPAAATTERPAETAWPALLIAGLLCGEWLLRRRGGGV is encoded by the coding sequence GTGGCGTTCCCCCCGTTGACCCCGACCTCCGGGGGCCTGTTCGACGGGTGGAGCTGGTCCGCCGATCCCCTGACCGCCGCGGGCGTCTTGCTCGCGGCGGTTTGCTGCGCGGCGTTCGGTTTGTGGTGGAACCCGCCGCCGGGCGGCCGGGGGCGACGCCTCGCCGTCGTGCTGCTCCGCCTCGCGGCGGTGGCCGTCGTCGCCCTGCTGGCACTGGGGCCGGAGCGACGCCGCGAGGGCGACCCGGAGCCGGTCCCGCTCCCCGTGCTGCTGGACGTCTCAGAGAGTATGACCGTCGGCGACGCCGGACCCGACGCCGAAGGCCGCCTCGACGCCGCCCTCGCCGTGCTCCGCCGCTGGGAGGAGGGGCGGCCGCTGTCGGTTCGTCCTTTCGCCGCCTCCCTCGCCCCGCCGGCCCCGCTGGAGGGCGTCGCCGCGGTCGCCCTCGATCGTGCGGCGACCGACCCCGCCGCCGCGGTGCGGGCGGCGCTGGGGGAACCGGCGGTGCGGCGGGCTGGGGCGCTGGTGGTGGTGACGGACGGCCGCTCGACGGTCGGCCCGGCCGGCCGGCTCTCCGCCGCCGCGGACGCCGCCCGGGATGCCGGTGTGCGGCTGCTGATCGTCGGCGCCGGCGAGCCGGACCCGCTGGGCACCCCGCGGCTGGCCGCCCTCACGGCAACCCGGCCGCTCGGCCCGGGGGAGCCGGTGGAGATCGCCGCCCGCTGGACCTTCGCCGACGGCACCCCCGCCCCGCCCCCGCGGTTCACCGCCACGCTGACGGACCGAACCGACGGCTCCGCCGCTGCCGCCGGCCCGGCGACCGTCGGGCCGAACGGCGGGGCGACTTTCGCCGCGACCGTCGTCCCCCCGGCAGCCGGCCCCCGCACCTACGGCCTCACGCTGAGCGTCCGTGGCGAGCCGATCCCCGACGCCGGCGGCTCGCTGACGATCGACGTGCCCGGCGGCACGACCCGCGTCCTGCTCCTTGCCGATCGCCCGCGGCACGAGGTGCGGTTCCTGCAATCCCTGTTGGAGCGGGAACCGACCGTCGACCTGACCGCCGCCGTCGGCGACGCCCCCCGCCCGCCGGACGGCGAGGCGTTCGACGTGCGGATCGTGGTCGGAGCCGCGGACGAGGGCGGCGGCCTGCCGTTCGCGTCCGCCACGAGCGGCGGGCGGATCGTGGTGACGACGGCGCCCGCCGGACCGCCGGCCGAGCGGGCGTTCATGGAGCCGACGGCGGTCGTGCCCACCGCGGCCGGGTGGCGGCTGGGCCTGTTCGCCGCGGCCCCGCCGCCGATCTTCGGCGCCCCGCCCGACGCGCCCCCCGACCCCGCCGCCGCCACGCTGGCGACCGCCGGCGGGGCGCCGCTGATCACGCTGCGGCGGACCGGCCGGGGAGCGCAACTCACGATTCTCTCCCCGCAGACCTGGCGCTGGCGGGGCGAAGCGACGGAGGGAAGCAACGCCGCCGAGGACGTGCACCGCCGCTTCTGGCTCGCCGCCGTCCGCCTTGCCGCGGCGGCCCCGGAGGAGACGCCGGCCCTGCGTGTGGAACCGACGACCGTCGAGGCCGGCGGCGTCGCCCGGGTCTTCGCGGAAGGCTCGGGGGCGACGGCGGTGCGGATCGAGGGGCCGGGCGTGACGCGCTCGCTGCCGCTGACCGCCGACGGCTCCGTGACGATCGAGAACCTGCCCCCGGGCCGCTTCCGCCTCTCGCCCGTGGGGGCCGCGGCCGTCGGCGCGGCGGCCGGCGGGGCGGCGGAGCTGACGGTGACGGCCCCGCCCGCGGAAGGGGCGCGGCCCTCGCCGGATCGGGCCGATCTGCAGCGGGCCGCCGAACGTTCCGGGGGACGGTTCCTCCCGCTGGCCGACGCCGCCGGCGCCCCGCGATTTCTCCCCTCGCCCCCCCGCCTCCCCGCCGCCGCGACGACGGAGCGTCCGGCCGAAACCGCCTGGCCGGCCCTGCTGATTGCGGGGCTGCTGTGCGGCGAGTGGCTCCTCCGCCGCCGCGGGGGCGGCGTATGA
- a CDS encoding FAD:protein FMN transferase produces the protein MPSPTPNRRAFLTGVAARDVAVDALADAVAGGVDAAPPPPAAGSSVRISQRSMACEFACALNPGDRSAVMHAGDALAIVHELEGQLSVYRPDSEVSRLNDAGAADDVEPGLFELLTRAKELAERTDGAFTPLAGSLVAAWRAARAENRILDEADAARAAERCGTDRLSLHPETRSVRLGEGSRIDLGGIGKGYALDRAAAHLIEQEVSAFLLHGGRSSVLARGPHHESDGWPIGLGDPHRTTRRLGTVVLQDRAMATSGSNVQFYRHQGRRLGHLLDPRTGWPADPDRPGGLLSVVAFAPLSSGTGAADADALATALFVLGLPAATAFLDANPAFGGILVAPPKGGLLPVTIRNVDPGSLFLDPAAVLRVD, from the coding sequence GTGCCGAGCCCGACTCCCAACCGTCGCGCCTTTCTCACCGGCGTCGCCGCCCGCGACGTCGCCGTCGACGCCCTCGCGGACGCCGTGGCCGGCGGAGTCGACGCCGCTCCTCCCCCGCCGGCGGCCGGGTCGAGCGTCCGCATTTCCCAGCGGTCGATGGCCTGCGAGTTCGCCTGCGCCCTGAACCCCGGCGACCGCAGCGCCGTCATGCACGCCGGCGACGCGTTGGCGATCGTGCACGAACTGGAGGGGCAACTGTCCGTCTACCGGCCGGACAGCGAGGTCAGCCGGCTGAACGACGCCGGCGCCGCCGACGACGTGGAGCCGGGGCTGTTCGAACTGCTGACCCGGGCGAAGGAGTTGGCCGAGCGCACCGACGGGGCGTTCACCCCGCTGGCCGGGTCGCTGGTGGCGGCGTGGCGGGCGGCCCGGGCGGAGAATCGCATCCTCGACGAAGCCGACGCCGCCCGGGCGGCGGAGCGCTGCGGGACGGACCGGCTCTCGCTTCATCCCGAGACCCGTTCCGTCCGGCTGGGAGAGGGGTCGCGGATCGATCTCGGCGGGATCGGCAAGGGGTACGCGTTGGACCGGGCGGCGGCGCACCTGATCGAACAGGAGGTCTCCGCCTTCCTGCTGCACGGCGGGCGGAGCAGCGTGCTGGCGCGAGGACCGCACCACGAATCCGATGGCTGGCCAATCGGTTTGGGCGACCCGCATCGCACGACGCGGCGGCTAGGCACGGTCGTGCTGCAGGACCGGGCGATGGCGACCAGCGGCTCGAACGTGCAGTTTTACCGGCATCAGGGCCGGCGGCTGGGGCACCTCCTCGACCCCCGCACCGGCTGGCCGGCGGACCCCGACCGGCCCGGCGGGCTGCTGAGCGTCGTGGCCTTCGCCCCGCTCTCCTCGGGAACCGGCGCCGCAGACGCCGACGCCCTCGCAACCGCGCTGTTCGTGCTGGGGTTGCCGGCTGCGACGGCGTTCCTTGATGCGAACCCGGCGTTCGGGGGTATACTGGTGGCTCCCCCCAAGGGCGGGCTGCTCCCGGTCACGATTCGCAACGTCGACCCGGGTTCTCTGTTCCTCGACCCGGCCGCCGTCCTGCGCGTGGACTGA
- a CDS encoding Gfo/Idh/MocA family protein, with translation MHLTPEQEKIGNDNFYEAVGAETMTRREFVAGGAAAAGGLGAAYFGYSKLKGDAVKVGFIGVGDEGNILITEHPPEYMEIVAVADARPSNQKRVFEGDGNEHRVGLRKKLGPEVASTIKAYDTVDQMLEKRPEIEAVVIAVPLNMHAPLAIKCLEAGKHVLCEKLMAKTVGECKAMIAAARKANKLLAVGHQRHYSVLYDNANHLVQQGLLGDIKYIRAQWHRNSSFPGRDAWRQPKKTWPKEDLVLDGKTERYGYEDLDHLINWRLYDETGGGLMGELGSHQMDAASIFLGKVHPVAVSGYGGTNFYGIEGVGPKDKWVDDREIFDQIFTTFEFPGKHFDRDSDDRCVVTYSSITTNRFEPYGELVYGSRGTLIMKAEKEALLYKEAGPTGGGGPDQRLWVVNAGEAGGPALDSYETTAPSAAGSSAASTMPSEISRGYKEEMEHFCYMIREQDGDYYPGGEPVAPAKGGLRCNGEIAMADAIMAHTANMAMRYGIRIPFEQSWFDWQSPEVPEKSVPELAAKVREASGGKIGEPNRKAAPSVPDELKKTA, from the coding sequence ATGCACCTCACTCCTGAACAGGAAAAAATCGGTAACGACAACTTCTACGAGGCGGTCGGCGCCGAGACGATGACGCGGCGGGAGTTCGTCGCCGGCGGCGCCGCCGCCGCCGGCGGGCTGGGCGCCGCTTACTTCGGCTATAGCAAGCTGAAGGGCGACGCGGTGAAGGTCGGGTTTATCGGCGTCGGCGACGAGGGGAACATCCTCATCACGGAGCACCCGCCCGAATATATGGAGATCGTCGCGGTCGCCGACGCCCGCCCCTCCAACCAAAAGCGGGTGTTCGAGGGCGACGGCAACGAGCACCGCGTCGGCCTGCGGAAGAAGCTGGGCCCCGAGGTCGCCTCGACGATCAAGGCCTACGACACCGTCGACCAGATGCTGGAGAAGCGGCCGGAGATTGAAGCGGTCGTGATCGCCGTGCCGTTGAACATGCACGCCCCGCTGGCGATTAAGTGCCTCGAGGCCGGCAAGCACGTGCTGTGCGAAAAGCTGATGGCGAAGACCGTCGGCGAGTGCAAGGCGATGATCGCCGCCGCCCGCAAGGCGAACAAACTGCTGGCCGTCGGTCACCAGCGGCACTATTCCGTGCTGTACGACAACGCCAACCACCTCGTTCAGCAGGGCCTGCTGGGCGACATCAAGTACATCCGGGCCCAGTGGCACCGGAACAGCTCCTTCCCCGGCCGCGACGCCTGGCGTCAGCCGAAGAAGACCTGGCCCAAGGAGGACCTCGTCCTTGACGGCAAGACCGAGCGCTACGGCTACGAGGACCTGGACCACCTCATTAACTGGCGCCTGTACGACGAGACCGGCGGCGGGTTGATGGGCGAACTCGGCTCCCACCAGATGGACGCCGCCAGCATCTTCCTCGGCAAGGTGCACCCAGTCGCCGTCTCCGGCTACGGCGGGACGAACTTCTACGGGATCGAAGGCGTCGGCCCGAAGGACAAATGGGTCGACGACCGCGAGATCTTCGACCAGATCTTCACCACCTTCGAATTCCCCGGAAAGCACTTCGACCGGGACTCCGACGACCGCTGCGTGGTCACCTACAGTTCGATCACCACGAATCGCTTCGAGCCCTACGGCGAACTCGTCTACGGCTCCCGCGGCACGCTGATCATGAAGGCCGAGAAGGAAGCCCTCCTCTATAAGGAAGCAGGCCCGACCGGCGGCGGCGGGCCGGACCAGCGGCTGTGGGTGGTCAACGCCGGCGAGGCCGGCGGCCCGGCCCTCGACAGCTACGAAACCACCGCCCCCAGCGCCGCCGGCAGTTCCGCGGCGAGCACCATGCCGTCCGAGATCTCCCGCGGCTACAAGGAGGAGATGGAGCACTTCTGCTACATGATCCGCGAGCAGGACGGCGACTATTACCCCGGCGGCGAGCCGGTCGCCCCCGCCAAGGGCGGCCTCCGCTGCAACGGCGAGATCGCCATGGCCGACGCCATCATGGCCCACACCGCCAACATGGCGATGCGGTACGGCATCCGCATCCCCTTCGAGCAAAGCTGGTTCGACTGGCAGAGCCCCGAAGTCCCGGAGAAGAGCGTCCCCGAACTCGCCGCCAAGGTGCGGGAGGCCTCCGGCGGCAAGATCGGCGAGCCCAACCGTAAAGCCGCTCCCTCGGTGCCGGACGAGCTGAAGAAAACGGCCTGA